A single window of Archangium gephyra DNA harbors:
- a CDS encoding CsgG/HfaB family protein yields the protein MKATRLLFPRLLGLLLGLFTLPVLAADSDKPTVAVLYFDYEGANAEMQLLKKGLAQMLISDLSAHEPVRFVERDRLQQVMDELELNQSNKFDQATANKVGKLLGARYLVLGGYFDVMNTLRVDARVVETETGRIIRSVGAQNTPEKFLALEQELARELHAVFEELVATPDEAGKAPAKPKPVRKPRKLTRDTALRYARALDAKDNKDLVTAKKELSAVVKAQPDFQLASKELALLMK from the coding sequence GTGAAGGCAACCCGTCTCCTGTTCCCACGTCTCCTCGGCCTGCTGCTCGGGCTGTTCACCCTCCCCGTCCTGGCCGCGGATTCCGACAAGCCCACGGTCGCGGTGCTCTACTTCGACTACGAGGGCGCCAACGCCGAGATGCAGCTCCTCAAGAAGGGGCTGGCCCAGATGCTCATCTCGGACCTGTCGGCCCACGAGCCCGTGCGCTTCGTGGAGCGGGACCGGCTCCAACAGGTCATGGACGAGCTGGAGTTGAACCAATCCAACAAGTTCGATCAGGCCACCGCCAACAAGGTGGGCAAGCTGCTCGGGGCGCGCTACCTCGTCCTGGGCGGGTATTTCGACGTGATGAACACCCTGCGCGTGGACGCGCGGGTCGTCGAGACCGAGACGGGCCGCATCATCCGCTCCGTCGGGGCGCAGAACACGCCGGAGAAGTTCCTCGCGCTCGAGCAGGAGCTGGCGCGGGAGCTCCACGCCGTCTTCGAGGAGCTCGTCGCCACCCCGGACGAGGCCGGCAAGGCCCCCGCGAAGCCGAAGCCCGTGCGCAAGCCGCGCAAGCTCACGCGGGACACGGCCCTGCGCTATGCCCGGGCGCTGGACGCGAAGGACAACAAGGATCTGGTGACGGCGAAGAAGGAGCTGAGCGCCGTGGTGAAGGCCCAGCCGGACTTCCAGCTCGCGTCC
- a CDS encoding CsgG/HfaB family protein produces the protein MLRLQALALSLLLTLPLSAHAEEDPKADDFKPVLAVLYFDNNTGKPALDVLRKGFADMMVTDLSAVRQLQVVEREKLQKLLDELKLQQSSYFDPKTLQRLGQGMGAQFAVTGSILAVDPSLRIDVRLVEIATSKVLLAEKVTGQKNQLFDLQQKLVGRFVKALLPRLDQLPRPRSRAPDVDTLLSYSKGIDLADQGKLQEASDQLAAVVSQAPTFLLARQRHEELLTRLKEAQQRRTETLLDVNELLGQRSEQYLQGKDMASLDEKDSATFLAWRLIRMQYLARQLHKHLAPKHPNLVLPGHESQALEWMKRWHEQARAYVQETHAYVRRFSSEMNGTRMMPSTRLQLPPEDTEYVRQAKYGPLQLDEEVRITVARALLMGRFKEGDDTEDFQVGPSPSDLEPTLAEQGFRLLEEAVEEAASLPPRQYELRAYIALELHGDALMRKGRMEEAIARWQRFLDLFPAANRFNFMSDKIKTALGVGSNTRSNAGATFPQALEDCDKKGILEGYSQELHRRLMTRGYKAARELFTEVDTRCGESRELKPYLRSLLTSSALSAAQAHDCATFHELMTTRFLALNGSASDTAGYLKNYVPHCQKPEPAAP, from the coding sequence ATGCTCCGCCTCCAGGCGCTCGCCCTGAGCCTGCTGCTCACCCTGCCCCTCTCCGCTCATGCCGAAGAGGACCCGAAGGCCGATGACTTCAAACCGGTCCTCGCGGTCCTCTACTTCGACAACAACACCGGCAAGCCCGCGCTCGATGTCCTGCGCAAGGGCTTCGCGGACATGATGGTGACGGACCTGTCCGCGGTGCGGCAGCTCCAGGTCGTCGAGCGCGAGAAACTCCAGAAGCTGCTCGATGAGCTGAAGCTGCAGCAGAGCAGCTATTTCGACCCGAAGACGCTCCAGCGGCTCGGCCAGGGCATGGGCGCGCAGTTCGCGGTGACGGGCTCCATCCTGGCGGTCGATCCCTCCCTGCGCATCGACGTCCGGCTCGTGGAGATCGCCACCAGCAAGGTCCTCCTCGCCGAGAAGGTCACGGGCCAGAAGAACCAGCTCTTCGACCTGCAGCAGAAGCTCGTGGGCCGGTTCGTGAAGGCGCTCCTGCCCAGGCTCGATCAGCTCCCGAGGCCTCGCAGCCGCGCGCCCGACGTGGACACCCTGCTGAGCTACTCCAAGGGCATCGACCTGGCGGACCAGGGGAAGCTCCAGGAGGCCAGTGACCAGCTCGCAGCGGTGGTGAGCCAGGCCCCCACGTTTCTCCTCGCGCGCCAGCGCCACGAGGAGCTGCTCACCCGCTTGAAGGAAGCCCAGCAGCGGCGGACCGAGACGCTCCTCGACGTGAACGAGCTCCTCGGGCAACGCTCGGAGCAGTACCTCCAGGGCAAGGACATGGCCTCGCTCGATGAGAAGGACAGCGCCACGTTCCTCGCCTGGCGGCTCATCCGGATGCAGTACCTGGCCCGGCAGCTGCACAAGCACCTCGCTCCCAAACACCCCAACCTCGTACTCCCAGGCCATGAGTCCCAGGCCCTGGAGTGGATGAAGCGCTGGCACGAGCAGGCCCGCGCCTACGTCCAGGAGACCCACGCATACGTGCGGCGCTTCTCATCGGAGATGAACGGGACGCGCATGATGCCCAGCACCCGCCTGCAGCTCCCGCCCGAGGACACGGAGTACGTGCGTCAAGCGAAGTACGGCCCGCTCCAGCTCGATGAAGAGGTGCGCATCACCGTCGCGCGGGCCCTGTTGATGGGCAGGTTCAAGGAGGGGGATGACACCGAGGACTTCCAGGTGGGGCCCTCACCCTCGGACCTGGAGCCCACCCTCGCGGAGCAGGGCTTCCGGCTGCTCGAGGAGGCCGTCGAGGAAGCCGCGTCCCTCCCGCCCCGGCAGTACGAGCTCCGCGCGTACATCGCGCTGGAGCTCCACGGCGATGCGCTCATGCGTAAGGGCCGCATGGAGGAGGCGATCGCCCGCTGGCAGCGGTTCCTCGACCTGTTCCCGGCCGCGAACCGGTTCAACTTCATGAGCGACAAGATCAAGACCGCGCTGGGCGTGGGCTCCAACACCCGCTCGAACGCGGGCGCCACCTTCCCGCAGGCCCTGGAAGACTGCGACAAGAAAGGCATCCTCGAGGGTTACAGCCAGGAACTCCACCGGCGGCTGATGACACGCGGCTACAAGGCGGCGCGCGAGCTGTTCACCGAGGTGGACACCCGGTGCGGTGAGTCCCGGGAGCTGAAGCCGTACTTGCGCAGCCTGCTCACCTCCTCGGCCCTGTCCGCCGCGCAGGCCCACGACTGCGCCACGTTCCACGAGCTGATGACAACCCGCTTCCTCGCCCTCAACGGCAGCGCGAGCGACACGGCCGGGTACCTCAAGAACTACGTGCCGCACTGCCAGAAGCCGGAGCCCGCGGCGCCCTGA